In Polynucleobacter sp. AP-Ainpum-60-G11, one DNA window encodes the following:
- a CDS encoding RnfH family protein: MASQSMEILICDARLGEPKLSPFTVHFLPSEAPTVGLALIKAGIAQSPEDPSLARKGCFGVFGKRKDWDSPIYEGDRLELYSPLLVDPKAVRRKKANQNQDAKFQAAAAKRKARRL, from the coding sequence ATGGCTAGTCAGTCTATGGAGATTTTGATTTGCGATGCTCGCTTAGGTGAGCCCAAACTGAGCCCCTTCACAGTCCATTTTTTGCCATCCGAGGCTCCCACCGTGGGTCTAGCTCTCATTAAGGCTGGAATAGCCCAAAGCCCGGAAGATCCCAGCCTTGCCAGAAAAGGCTGTTTTGGCGTCTTTGGCAAGCGCAAGGACTGGGATAGCCCAATTTATGAGGGTGATCGTCTGGAGTTGTATTCACCCCTCTTGGTAGACCCCAAGGCTGTCCGCCGCAAGAAGGCTAACCAGAACCAGGATGCCAAATTCCAAGCTGCCGCAGCTAAAAGAAAGGCTAGGAGGCTATAA
- a CDS encoding type II toxin-antitoxin system RatA family toxin, with protein sequence MADVYKTVLIGQSADRMYGLVTDVARYPEFLPWCGGVEIFEQTETVLDAKINIHFKGINQYFHTRNINHRPETIDMVFVDGPFKHFSGQWNFIPLKEDACKVEFKLHWEFKNVILDKIIGPVFGHIAGTFVDCFVKRAEDLYG encoded by the coding sequence ATGGCAGACGTCTACAAGACCGTTTTAATTGGCCAATCAGCCGACCGCATGTATGGCTTAGTCACCGACGTTGCGCGATACCCTGAGTTCCTGCCGTGGTGTGGCGGGGTGGAAATTTTTGAACAAACCGAGACGGTTTTGGATGCCAAAATCAATATCCACTTCAAGGGTATTAATCAATACTTTCATACTCGAAACATCAATCACCGCCCTGAAACCATTGATATGGTCTTTGTGGATGGCCCATTCAAGCATTTTTCTGGGCAGTGGAACTTCATCCCGCTTAAAGAAGATGCTTGTAAGGTGGAATTCAAGCTCCACTGGGAGTTTAAGAATGTCATCCTAGATAAGATCATTGGCCCAGTATTCGGCCATATTGCAGGTACCTTTGTGGATTGTTTCGTCAAGCGAGCAGAAGACCTCTATGGCTAG
- the smpB gene encoding SsrA-binding protein SmpB, protein MSIVDNKKAFFDYFIEERFEAGLVLEGWEVKAIRAGRVHIKEAYVVIRRAELFLIGCHITPLLSASTHIVPDSTRTRKLLLNAIEIKKLIGKVEQKGYTLVPLNLHFSKGNVKCEIGLARGKKQHDKRAATKEREWEVQKGRIARGDLNA, encoded by the coding sequence ATGAGTATCGTCGATAACAAAAAAGCCTTCTTCGATTATTTTATCGAGGAACGGTTCGAGGCAGGGCTGGTTCTGGAGGGCTGGGAAGTAAAAGCCATCCGCGCTGGTCGAGTCCACATTAAAGAAGCGTATGTTGTCATCCGTCGGGCGGAGCTATTCCTGATCGGCTGTCACATAACCCCGCTACTTTCAGCTTCAACCCATATCGTTCCAGACAGCACCCGCACCCGCAAGCTTCTGCTCAATGCCATTGAGATTAAAAAGCTGATTGGTAAGGTTGAGCAAAAGGGCTACACCCTCGTTCCACTGAACCTGCATTTCTCGAAAGGCAATGTGAAGTGCGAGATTGGGCTTGCTAGAGGTAAGAAGCAGCATGACAAACGTGCCGCGACCAAAGAACGTGAATGGGAAGTTCAAAAAGGTCGTATTGCTCGAGGCGACCTTAACGCCTAA
- a CDS encoding circularly permuted type 2 ATP-grasp protein, with product MKLPFDEMLDASGKARPHYQVFHNWLKQQSDTLMGLKRAEADLIFRRVGITFAVYGDDLGSERTIPFDQVPRIFTAKEWEQLEAGLRQRVKALNRFIYDVYHEEEIIKAGIIPAEQIYNNAQYRPEMRNVNVPRDIYAQIAGIDIVRAGEGEFYVLEDNLRVPSGVSYMVEDRKMMMRLFPDLFQKYRVAPVEHYPDFLLECLKSVKPDDVKKPNVVVLTPGMYNSAYFEHSYLAQQMGVELVEGKDLFVKNEQVFMRTTQGPERVDVIYRRVDDDFLDPLAFRSDSTLGVAGLLSAHRAGNVTLANAIGTGIADDKSIYPYVPDMIEFYLGEKPILNNVPTFQCRKPDDLAYTLANLDKLVVKLTHGAGGYGMLVGPASTKAEIEEFRGHLIANPDKYIAQPTLALSTCPTFVESGVAPRHIDLRPFVLSGKTIKMVPGGLTRVALKEGSLVVNSSQGGGTKDTWVLEE from the coding sequence ATGAAATTGCCTTTTGATGAAATGCTCGACGCCAGCGGAAAAGCGCGTCCCCATTACCAAGTTTTCCATAACTGGCTTAAACAGCAGAGTGACACCCTCATGGGCTTAAAACGCGCTGAGGCTGATCTCATATTCCGGCGAGTGGGGATTACCTTCGCCGTCTACGGAGATGATCTGGGATCTGAGAGAACCATCCCTTTCGATCAAGTGCCCCGCATCTTTACCGCCAAAGAATGGGAGCAATTAGAGGCTGGCTTACGTCAACGGGTCAAAGCACTCAATCGCTTTATTTACGACGTCTATCACGAAGAAGAAATTATCAAGGCCGGGATCATTCCTGCCGAGCAGATTTATAACAACGCGCAATATCGCCCAGAGATGCGCAACGTCAACGTGCCGCGAGATATCTATGCACAGATTGCCGGGATCGATATTGTGCGTGCAGGCGAAGGTGAGTTCTATGTTCTAGAAGATAACTTGCGTGTTCCATCTGGGGTTTCTTATATGGTTGAAGACCGCAAGATGATGATGCGACTCTTCCCCGACCTGTTTCAGAAATATCGAGTTGCGCCGGTAGAGCACTATCCGGATTTTTTATTGGAGTGCTTAAAGTCAGTCAAACCTGATGATGTCAAAAAACCGAATGTTGTAGTACTGACTCCAGGCATGTACAACTCAGCTTATTTTGAACACAGCTACCTCGCTCAACAAATGGGTGTTGAGTTGGTGGAAGGTAAAGATTTGTTTGTGAAGAACGAGCAAGTCTTTATGCGCACCACTCAGGGACCTGAGCGTGTAGATGTCATTTACCGCCGCGTCGATGATGACTTCTTGGATCCTCTCGCATTCCGCTCTGACTCCACTTTAGGAGTTGCAGGCTTATTGTCCGCACATCGCGCAGGTAATGTGACTTTAGCCAATGCCATTGGTACCGGTATTGCTGATGACAAATCGATCTACCCTTATGTACCGGACATGATTGAGTTCTATTTGGGTGAAAAACCCATTCTGAATAATGTGCCGACTTTCCAATGCCGTAAGCCAGATGATCTTGCCTATACCTTGGCTAACTTAGACAAGTTGGTAGTGAAGTTAACCCATGGTGCTGGCGGCTATGGCATGTTGGTTGGACCAGCATCCACTAAAGCTGAGATTGAAGAATTCCGCGGTCATCTAATTGCCAATCCAGATAAATATATTGCCCAACCAACACTCGCACTTTCTACCTGCCCAACTTTTGTTGAGTCCGGCGTTGCGCCACGCCACATTGATTTGCGACCATTTGTGTTGTCAGGAAAAACAATCAAGATGGTTCCAGGCGGCCTTACTCGTGTTGCCCTCAAAGAAGGTTCTTTAGTCGTGAACTCCTCACAGGGTGGTGGCACTAAAGATACCTGGGTTCTAGAAGAATAA
- a CDS encoding alpha-E domain-containing protein, protein MLSRTADCLYWMARYTERAENTARMLDVNHQTSLLPQPAEFLEQSWKKLLTISKLEESFLMKHDAVTRENVLDFMIYETSNPSSIVSCLFAARENARVIRGKITSEAWETQNTTWLELQRILEARNQADPSRLLDWVKHRCHLFRGVMHGTMLKNEAFYFMNVGTLLERADNTARILETKYEGQAALKVLRTDKKGKAVDGEVAEVIEGADGDFFDFYHWAALLRSVSAFEIYRQIYSDQVTPKQVAQLLIFNKQMPRSLVCCVNELIPLIAEMKNQESKEIERLLGKLKANLDYSDIDEVFSQGLEEFIEEFLERINHIADEFSNAYLIPLAVA, encoded by the coding sequence ATGTTGAGTCGTACCGCTGATTGCCTGTATTGGATGGCCCGCTATACAGAGCGCGCAGAAAATACTGCCCGTATGTTGGATGTCAACCACCAAACCTCACTCCTTCCGCAACCTGCAGAGTTTTTAGAGCAAAGCTGGAAGAAGTTACTCACCATCTCCAAGCTTGAAGAATCTTTCCTCATGAAGCACGATGCAGTCACTCGAGAGAATGTTTTGGATTTCATGATTTATGAAACTAGCAATCCCTCTAGCATCGTGTCCTGCTTATTTGCAGCCCGCGAGAATGCCCGCGTTATTCGGGGAAAAATTACTTCCGAAGCGTGGGAAACCCAAAACACCACTTGGCTAGAATTGCAACGCATTCTGGAAGCTCGCAATCAAGCTGACCCCAGCAGATTGCTTGATTGGGTCAAGCATCGCTGCCATCTATTTAGAGGCGTCATGCATGGCACCATGCTCAAGAATGAAGCCTTCTACTTTATGAATGTCGGCACCCTGCTGGAGAGAGCTGACAACACTGCCCGTATTTTAGAAACTAAATATGAAGGTCAGGCAGCATTGAAGGTATTGCGTACTGATAAAAAAGGTAAGGCAGTTGATGGCGAGGTTGCGGAAGTGATTGAGGGGGCTGATGGTGATTTCTTTGACTTTTATCACTGGGCCGCTCTACTGAGATCAGTCTCCGCTTTTGAGATCTATCGTCAAATCTACTCCGATCAGGTCACACCAAAGCAGGTAGCGCAACTCTTGATATTCAACAAGCAAATGCCACGCTCACTGGTGTGCTGTGTTAATGAACTGATTCCCTTGATTGCAGAAATGAAAAATCAGGAATCAAAAGAAATTGAGCGCCTGCTTGGAAAGCTCAAAGCAAATTTAGACTACTCGGATATTGATGAGGTCTTTTCACAAGGCTTAGAGGAATTTATTGAAGAGTTCTTGGAGCGAATCAATCACATTGCTGATGAATTCAGTAACGCCTACCTTATTCCATTAGCCGTAGCTTAA
- a CDS encoding transglutaminase family protein yields the protein MHLKIRHRTEYRYETPVRYSIQELRLTPPDVAGQTIEKWKVSTPIKASTSLDAFGNLYSVFVQESSYTSMMIEAEGDVHTQDAFEFIDNPKAVSPYHLLQQTNLTEPTAEMLEYFAASLPKTNSVDEVLELAAAVQGTILYFPGQTNSATTAAQSFAMKSGVCQDHAHIMLGLCRASGIPARYVSGYFFAEDSPNLASHAWIDFCADIDKGLWLSIDITNACFTDARHVRLAIGRDYYSAAPVKGVRSGGVGEELSASISISQVN from the coding sequence ATGCACCTCAAGATTCGTCACCGCACAGAGTACCGCTATGAAACGCCGGTTCGCTACTCCATCCAGGAGTTACGACTCACACCTCCCGATGTCGCTGGTCAAACTATTGAAAAGTGGAAAGTGAGTACGCCTATTAAGGCAAGCACCTCGCTAGATGCTTTTGGCAATCTCTATAGTGTTTTTGTGCAAGAGAGTTCATATACCTCAATGATGATTGAGGCTGAGGGTGATGTTCATACTCAAGATGCTTTTGAGTTTATTGATAACCCCAAGGCCGTCTCCCCCTATCACCTCCTACAGCAAACCAATTTGACTGAGCCCACAGCTGAAATGCTGGAGTACTTTGCAGCCTCTCTGCCGAAGACAAACTCAGTTGATGAGGTTTTAGAATTGGCTGCCGCTGTGCAGGGAACTATTCTGTATTTCCCGGGACAAACTAATTCAGCAACCACCGCCGCACAATCTTTTGCCATGAAATCCGGAGTTTGCCAAGATCATGCTCACATCATGCTTGGCCTGTGTCGCGCCTCAGGCATTCCGGCGCGTTACGTCAGCGGCTATTTCTTTGCCGAAGACTCACCCAATTTGGCAAGCCATGCCTGGATTGATTTTTGTGCAGATATCGATAAAGGGCTTTGGCTTAGCATTGATATCACCAATGCCTGTTTTACTGATGCGCGCCACGTTCGCCTAGCGATTGGCAGGGATTACTACTCGGCAGCGCCCGTTAAGGGGGTTCGCTCCGGCGGAGTCGGTGAAGAGTTAAGCGCCAGTATCTCGATAAGCCAAGTCAATTAA
- a CDS encoding proteasome-type protease — translation MTYCVGLCLKDGLVFLSDTRTNAGVDQIGTFRKMSLFQKDKDRFFTLMSAGNLAITQAVKEILLQGQLLNGKNLWNVESTHDAAVVIGDAIKQVYDRDHKALEKAGIDFNCNLIFGGQIKGERPRLFNIYSAGNFIEATPETCYFQIGESKYGKPILDRVISFDTPLNLATKCALISMDSTLNSNISVGLPLDLMVYEKNSLQASKLVTMDESNPYFQMIHQLWGEKLRAAFNSIAEPSWSGATPSRSIASPAKKMGAVPIHRNSKVVKEVLAPVKATAKASPKKKVAAKTKR, via the coding sequence ATGACGTATTGCGTTGGGCTTTGCCTAAAGGATGGCTTGGTGTTTTTATCGGATACCCGTACCAATGCGGGTGTTGACCAGATCGGGACCTTCCGAAAGATGTCCTTATTCCAAAAGGATAAAGATCGGTTTTTTACCCTCATGAGCGCTGGCAATCTTGCCATTACTCAGGCCGTGAAAGAGATTCTGCTGCAAGGACAACTCCTAAACGGAAAAAATCTGTGGAATGTCGAAAGCACCCATGATGCAGCTGTCGTGATTGGCGATGCCATTAAGCAGGTTTATGACCGAGACCACAAAGCACTAGAAAAGGCGGGCATTGATTTCAACTGCAATCTGATCTTTGGTGGGCAGATTAAGGGTGAACGCCCAAGACTCTTTAACATTTACTCAGCTGGTAACTTTATTGAAGCTACGCCTGAGACTTGTTACTTCCAGATTGGGGAATCTAAATACGGCAAGCCAATCCTAGACAGAGTGATTAGCTTTGATACCCCACTCAATTTAGCTACCAAGTGCGCCCTCATTTCGATGGACTCGACACTCAACAGTAATATCTCTGTTGGCCTACCGCTTGACCTGATGGTCTATGAAAAGAACTCACTGCAAGCAAGTAAGTTAGTGACTATGGATGAATCTAACCCCTACTTCCAAATGATTCACCAACTGTGGGGCGAGAAATTACGCGCTGCATTTAATTCCATTGCAGAACCTAGCTGGTCAGGAGCAACGCCATCACGATCGATTGCATCCCCTGCCAAGAAGATGGGTGCGGTGCCCATCCATCGCAATAGCAAGGTCGTAAAAGAGGTGCTTGCACCAGTTAAGGCGACGGCTAAAGCTAGTCCAAAGAAGAAAGTGGCTGCAAAAACTAAGCGTTAA
- the ppsA gene encoding phosphoenolpyruvate synthase yields MSNQQQQSSDVANAYVLPFEQLRMTDVESVGGKNASLGEMISQLSSTGVRVPTGFATTSLAFRDFLEHNNLTERIQKRLENLNIDDVRALAEAGKEIRGWIETAPFQARLDEEIRTAFKKLDDSGKGSFAVRSSATAEDLPDASFAGQQETFLNVEGIDDVLKKIREVFASLYNDRAISYRVHKGFAHAEVALSAGIQRMVRSDLGAAGVMFTLDTESGFEDVVFITSSYGLGETVVQGAVNPDEFYVFKTTLAQDKKAIIRRSLGSKLIQMQFAPAGSAEKVMTVDVAPEKRNRFSLEDADITELAKYAVIIEKHYGRPMDIEWGKDGQDGRIYILQARPETVKSQAAGQVEMRYKLKGTSKVLAKGRAIGQKIGAGPVRVIRDPSEMDRVQPGDVLVADMTDPNWEPVMKRASAIVTNRGGRTCHAAIIARELGVPAVVGCGDATEHLQDGMMVTVSCAEGDEGHIYDGLIETEVTEVSRGVLPEIPVKITMNIGNPQLAFDFCQIPNAGVGLARLEFIINNYIGVHPRAVLEYPNIDSDLKRAVESVARGYASPRQFYEDKLVEGVATIAAAFYPKPVIVRLSDFKSNEYKKLIGGSRYEPDEENPMLGFRGASRYVSADFGEAFALECAAMKRVREDMGLDNVEIMVPFVRTIKQAERVIDMMAKFGLKRGVNGLRLIMMCEIPSNAILADQFLEHFDGFSIGSNDMTQLTLGLDRDSGMELLAIDFDERDPAVEFMIARSIEACRKQNKYVGICGQGPSDHPDFARWLVAKGITSISLNPDSVVATWEMLGKKEA; encoded by the coding sequence ATGTCCAACCAACAGCAACAAAGTAGCGATGTAGCAAATGCCTATGTTTTGCCTTTTGAGCAGCTCCGAATGACTGATGTTGAGTCAGTCGGCGGTAAAAATGCCTCACTTGGTGAAATGATTTCTCAGTTGTCTTCCACGGGTGTGCGCGTACCGACTGGATTTGCAACTACTTCATTGGCGTTCCGCGATTTTCTTGAGCACAACAATTTGACTGAGCGCATTCAGAAGCGTTTGGAAAATCTCAACATTGATGATGTACGTGCTCTAGCTGAAGCTGGTAAAGAAATTCGTGGCTGGATTGAAACAGCGCCATTTCAAGCGCGTCTGGATGAAGAGATTCGTACAGCATTTAAAAAATTAGATGATTCTGGCAAAGGCTCTTTTGCAGTGCGATCCTCTGCAACCGCTGAAGATTTACCTGATGCTTCATTTGCTGGACAACAAGAAACTTTCTTGAACGTTGAGGGTATTGATGATGTTCTGAAGAAGATTCGTGAAGTGTTTGCATCCTTGTATAACGATCGTGCGATTTCTTACCGCGTTCACAAAGGCTTTGCTCATGCTGAAGTAGCCCTATCTGCTGGTATTCAGCGCATGGTTCGCTCTGACCTGGGTGCGGCTGGTGTGATGTTTACTTTAGACACTGAATCTGGCTTTGAAGATGTCGTATTCATCACTTCTAGCTATGGCTTGGGTGAGACAGTAGTGCAGGGTGCAGTAAACCCGGATGAGTTTTATGTATTCAAAACGACTTTGGCACAAGATAAGAAGGCGATTATTCGCCGCTCCCTGGGTTCCAAGTTGATTCAGATGCAATTCGCCCCAGCTGGTTCTGCTGAGAAGGTGATGACTGTGGATGTGGCTCCAGAAAAGCGCAATCGTTTTTCCTTGGAAGATGCTGACATTACTGAGCTAGCTAAATATGCCGTGATTATTGAGAAGCACTACGGTCGTCCAATGGATATCGAGTGGGGCAAGGATGGTCAAGATGGCCGTATCTATATTTTGCAAGCGCGTCCAGAGACAGTGAAGAGTCAAGCAGCTGGACAAGTAGAGATGCGTTACAAGCTGAAGGGCACATCTAAAGTTCTGGCTAAAGGTCGAGCAATTGGTCAAAAGATTGGTGCAGGCCCGGTTCGTGTGATTCGTGATCCAAGCGAGATGGATCGTGTTCAGCCAGGTGATGTATTGGTTGCTGATATGACCGATCCTAACTGGGAGCCAGTAATGAAGCGCGCTTCCGCGATTGTGACTAATCGTGGTGGCCGTACTTGTCACGCAGCGATTATTGCTCGTGAGTTAGGTGTTCCTGCGGTAGTAGGTTGCGGTGATGCAACTGAACATTTGCAAGACGGCATGATGGTGACAGTTTCTTGTGCTGAAGGCGACGAAGGTCATATTTATGATGGCTTGATTGAAACTGAAGTAACAGAGGTTTCTCGTGGCGTATTGCCAGAGATCCCAGTCAAGATCACCATGAACATTGGTAATCCTCAGTTGGCCTTTGATTTCTGCCAAATTCCAAATGCGGGTGTTGGTTTAGCCCGTCTCGAGTTCATCATTAATAACTATATTGGTGTGCACCCACGTGCCGTGTTGGAATACCCAAATATTGATTCTGATCTCAAGCGCGCTGTAGAGAGTGTTGCTCGCGGTTATGCAAGCCCACGTCAGTTCTATGAAGATAAATTGGTTGAGGGTGTCGCAACGATTGCTGCTGCTTTCTATCCAAAGCCCGTGATCGTTCGTTTATCTGACTTTAAGTCAAACGAGTACAAGAAGCTCATCGGCGGTTCACGCTATGAGCCGGATGAAGAGAATCCAATGCTCGGTTTCCGTGGCGCATCCCGTTATGTATCAGCTGATTTCGGCGAAGCCTTTGCCTTAGAGTGCGCTGCAATGAAGCGTGTTCGTGAAGACATGGGTCTAGATAACGTCGAGATTATGGTGCCGTTTGTTCGTACTATTAAGCAGGCCGAACGCGTGATCGACATGATGGCGAAGTTTGGTCTCAAGCGTGGCGTCAACGGCTTGCGTCTCATCATGATGTGCGAGATTCCTTCCAATGCCATTTTGGCCGATCAATTCCTCGAGCATTTCGATGGATTCTCAATCGGTTCAAACGATATGACTCAGTTAACGCTGGGCCTAGATCGTGACTCCGGTATGGAATTGCTGGCAATTGATTTTGATGAGCGCGATCCTGCGGTGGAATTCATGATTGCTCGTTCCATTGAGGCTTGCCGTAAGCAAAACAAATATGTTGGTATTTGCGGTCAAGGCCCTTCAGACCACCCAGACTTTGCGCGTTGGTTAGTTGCCAAGGGCATTACCTCTATCTCTCTCAACCCAGATAGCGTAGTTGCTACATGGGAAATGTTGGGCAAGAAAGAAGCCTAA
- a CDS encoding pyruvate, water dikinase regulatory protein, which yields MSTQTRIVFIVSDGTGITAENFSQSILAQFEATFKHIRVPFVDSPEKAHDAVSSINQAAVKYEVQPIVFTTLVNPELNKIVGKANGLILDMFQTFVAPLEQALGVKSTHAMNRLHHNADTEAYKNRIEAINYSLAHDDGQSNKNLAEADVILVGISRVGKTPTSLYLAMQYGMKAANYPLIPEDFERGQLPKDLIPYRNKIFGLMIDAERLSEIRNERRPGSNYAKLENCRYEINEATAMMKKESIPWVATTSKSIEEIATTVLQSIKSDKTILG from the coding sequence ATGAGCACCCAAACTCGTATTGTTTTTATCGTTTCCGATGGCACCGGCATTACCGCCGAGAACTTCAGCCAATCGATTTTGGCCCAATTTGAGGCCACTTTTAAGCACATTCGGGTGCCATTTGTAGATAGCCCTGAAAAAGCCCATGATGCGGTTTCCAGCATCAATCAGGCTGCTGTTAAATACGAGGTTCAGCCTATCGTTTTCACCACTTTGGTGAATCCAGAACTGAATAAGATTGTCGGTAAGGCTAATGGCTTGATTCTGGACATGTTTCAGACCTTCGTAGCCCCCTTGGAGCAGGCTTTAGGCGTCAAATCAACCCACGCCATGAACCGCTTGCACCACAATGCGGATACCGAAGCCTACAAAAACCGTATCGAGGCTATCAATTACTCTCTAGCCCACGATGATGGCCAATCCAATAAAAATCTAGCCGAAGCTGATGTCATTCTGGTGGGCATATCCAGGGTAGGTAAAACGCCAACCAGTCTTTACTTGGCAATGCAATATGGCATGAAAGCAGCCAACTACCCCCTCATTCCGGAAGATTTTGAACGTGGGCAGCTACCAAAGGATTTAATCCCTTATCGCAACAAGATTTTTGGTTTGATGATCGACGCCGAACGCCTGTCAGAGATTCGCAATGAACGACGTCCAGGTAGCAACTATGCCAAGCTAGAAAACTGCCGCTACGAGATTAATGAAGCCACCGCCATGATGAAAAAGGAATCGATTCCTTGGGTGGCAACAACCAGCAAATCCATTGAAGAGATCGCTACTACCGTATTGCAATCTATCAAGTCAGATAAAACAATCTTGGGCTAG
- a CDS encoding RNA methyltransferase, producing MKMEFISSKDNSLFKEIRQLQATGPKGQKARFACGQALLEGIHLVQTWVGNPALKTLITSELGLQNPEIAQTVYDHVEICPETRVYQLDKGLWDLLSDLVNAPQIAGLLDLPESALNPQKSVATISGDVIILDRIQDAGNVGSILRTAAAAGFTQVIALAGCAHLWSSKVLRAGMGAHRLLDLYEGWSAPQVLSAVTAPLLAATADGELDLFNIPNVLIHPVAWVMGSEGQGVSEDLMVQAKGVSIPIDPRVESLNVSTAAAICLFETVRVRRS from the coding sequence ATGAAAATGGAATTTATCAGCTCAAAGGACAACTCCTTATTTAAGGAGATACGTCAATTGCAAGCTACTGGCCCTAAAGGTCAGAAGGCGAGATTTGCATGTGGCCAAGCTTTACTAGAAGGCATTCATTTGGTCCAAACTTGGGTAGGCAACCCAGCGCTTAAGACCTTAATTACCTCGGAATTGGGTTTGCAAAATCCAGAGATTGCACAGACTGTATACGATCATGTCGAAATTTGTCCCGAGACTCGCGTTTATCAATTAGATAAAGGTTTATGGGATTTGCTATCTGATTTGGTGAATGCCCCGCAGATTGCAGGCTTGCTAGATCTCCCTGAATCTGCATTAAATCCGCAAAAGTCGGTTGCGACGATTTCTGGTGATGTCATTATTTTGGATCGCATTCAGGATGCCGGTAATGTCGGCTCTATTTTGCGTACTGCAGCTGCAGCTGGCTTTACTCAAGTGATTGCATTAGCGGGTTGCGCTCACCTGTGGTCAAGCAAAGTATTGCGTGCTGGCATGGGCGCTCATCGCTTGCTCGATCTTTACGAGGGATGGTCAGCCCCGCAGGTATTGAGCGCGGTAACAGCACCTTTGCTAGCTGCGACTGCTGACGGTGAGTTAGATCTCTTCAATATACCCAATGTATTGATCCATCCGGTTGCCTGGGTGATGGGAAGTGAAGGGCAGGGAGTCTCTGAAGACCTCATGGTTCAAGCCAAGGGCGTATCCATTCCGATTGATCCAAGAGTTGAATCCCTGAATGTTTCTACAGCAGCGGCAATCTGTTTATTTGAAACGGTTCGAGTACGCCGTAGTTAA
- the rnhB gene encoding ribonuclease HII yields the protein MSVIWVCGVDEAGRGPLAGAVVAGAVVLDPMNPIAGLKDSKKLSAARREFLFEQIQLKAKAWGIGEASPAEIDEINILQATMLAMRRAIEDLTTRLGTWPDKALIDGNRCPELPISAEAIVKGDTKEPAISAASILAKVTRDRQMMALHELHPQYGFAQHMGYPTEAHFAALKEFGACPEHRRSFSPVRNVLALHSR from the coding sequence GTGAGTGTGATTTGGGTGTGTGGTGTTGATGAGGCAGGGCGTGGTCCATTGGCTGGAGCGGTAGTTGCTGGTGCAGTTGTTCTCGATCCCATGAATCCTATTGCTGGATTAAAAGATTCTAAGAAGTTATCGGCCGCCAGACGCGAGTTTCTGTTTGAGCAAATTCAGCTCAAGGCTAAAGCTTGGGGTATTGGTGAGGCTAGCCCGGCAGAGATTGATGAGATCAATATTTTGCAAGCAACGATGCTGGCAATGCGCCGAGCAATTGAAGATCTCACTACGCGTTTAGGTACTTGGCCAGACAAAGCCTTGATTGATGGGAATCGCTGTCCCGAGCTTCCAATCTCAGCAGAAGCGATTGTGAAGGGTGATACCAAAGAGCCGGCGATTTCAGCGGCATCAATCTTGGCTAAAGTCACGCGTGATCGTCAAATGATGGCCTTACATGAATTGCATCCGCAGTATGGCTTTGCTCAGCATATGGGCTACCCGACAGAAGCGCACTTTGCTGCACTTAAAGAGTTTGGCGCTTGCCCTGAGCATCGTCGTAGCTTCTCACCGGTTCGCAATGTCTTAGCTCTGCATAGTCGATAA